In Plasmodium falciparum 3D7 genome assembly, chromosome: 6, the following proteins share a genomic window:
- a CDS encoding AT-rich interactive domain-containing protein, putative, which produces MEKDEFYEKYKEYYGDDISDIPLMVPGRNIGLHDLYLSVLKHGGYSCVSRNAKWLKIAKEFNLINKEKNIKIIETKSIKEYYLNYLREFERIHDNLKKGKIVTKRYRNCKSNNNIEVKDKKKKGTTNKKKKEKGNENLNGTVENNICGALSNNLDGALTNNLNGALTNNLNGALTNNLNGSLTNNLNGALTNNLNGTVANNLYGSFPNHVGNNFTNNLSVCLPNNMIKTQELINNNTCPNNFYNNVNDGTYRRNALALNMDTIHNMNNMNICRNENNNEIPINSDYNIYNNIYNNIHNSECSNVHNSIQNNIHNNIYNSIPNNMDNCINNNVQNNIYNNNNNNNSNYYYYYLTNMVYNGKTLENNNNNNMNDNIIPYSANMTYMNNLPYMTNPSIYTYKEYINNNIYTNKEWENNNIYVNKTYMNNNNNNNNNNNSSSSVSSSRYNVRYGEYCPYLYNNKLSPLAPSNFARMNIKDSLNNDMSKYFKQTYMGMMNNGNGNGYGNVLYDNTYMNYYNNMYMGYNNYYNNKYMGYNNNMVRDNLKTNKINDYKKVIRKLKENKCIDIYRILLSIHRRKEKVADFIFCLNLFYSISMMKDIISLKQINIIICLLIVTLEDILKIFYHNFNFKKRSLNIMIESFSEYLLDNEEVQILEFFQKLNNENVVSDKDNYILSRFNKMIDERIKDVLKQKKRKNIYQQEIIKDFIIDNEKPLDENGKNSVDIIKSLSHEEINIMDIFRLYSFYDYYRKYKKRKVKKIKNKDTSRNRKGSNNMISNKMKKIHILSEDDNKRNINVDKRKGHNMDNNKNIASQSCECNSNGYSSLNSSDIEHLFSKKKKKRCSFNIYKDKKEKKEYLAQKSCFEFVYLILYILNNLFLIDEYNLYFSNIKIYYKKDKYQKMKNINNNKSSCNMVKNDNIIKNKEQIQKDNNKKKNENITNDTIMCNKRKIFKHNEKVDDDYYYYYNRDGNIKRSNYCFNNCIDTTYSNNNIFLRKRDCEKNNIIVDDDISCIYVSDHLVSSSSCSSSSINSMYSYKKAKGSNKKINRGITRSYAKILNDKKTKNVENIECARKVGNDNQENNNFFSKEGRISNTRDVIKNEEKHSKKHFNILQKKRGHMNIYCEQNNNIMGKKKKQKYNIVNDKFYSNYDDSSAFVDWFNSGTFIKDSISTIGDTKMDVHKLNYIPINNYKINKNNNINEGVPSYYLEYNLDKLYGKYWKKGGKKNYTFSLLEYEKISNDPRGIYIDHKRKEKNDKGVNNGFTNCRRNFTYPLINGTFDDISIKCYGKKNITEVYNTCDNIKKKQNINYLMNKTFVNDTNENVYSSFFNTTNFNTPNNDTTNYDNIGYNYIVTNYNTPHVCNNNTVWNQNGDYSELCTIEKHLNNTNLRCEMNGINYIDDVNNMNYVDDVNDMGYMNNVNNINSMNSMNNINSINSMNNMNTMNSMNSMHNMNSMNSMYNMNSMNSMNSLNNVNNMINMYDMNNNLYVLNNYYDDMNYYNIPMNSYNECYKNETFFPMCHNNNCYYNNLDNINDKTNDEILNDEIILNNNYSTGDNLFCHNCCDGMSNKASSIEWDHKNNIIKNKKEGIDFTDENVLKDNNKNCETNNKEECRKFYRDLKNEMYEDMKKIFHRNKIKKNQYKLMHYLDISKFISIFEIILLKNLENILYYEKVVENIYMNMFICIDILNNEFDKNISLKYVFFPICFFGYEKKLKVVVHMNEKNKVFVKSKYLTRESTKLDTSKIKNERRHKKVSDDKNEYLICMEEKHSSHDKDTNRLCTSTNKTKDLLLKDDVFKENEKNDQNHNNSNNNIDTSVKDKNKDNKLFTRKKYDYTINEHNNKIYNCENAKELNKNKICRKKINGNEYKDMMKTLFLKIFKKNNDKYNIYKRIDYKYLKKNYHYNMNVGHKFCKEKYKYKKSIILYLHEITKKTLLKVYKRVNICLNIATLSLNILAHILYLIPKKMFMASFIPSILNKIINVKCLYTYLNVPLCILNYNGFLFLETMMKFIIQMVVNKTIPLHSYMFSYLRLCTVPLYIYLYFDIPLSHTLILTSLSSLYHLITYDPHFLATGMLRKRQPSKNSFKFNKKGYENTYGKKKTQNNKRGKVCNNITDMGTFKRKGAKRNYRINKLSMERKELLDNTFLITIILFLKKSIYFKSIFNCGNINEKEELIADSKKVKMILKKWNLSNLKEENEKEKPEQKNEDNQFINEKDKLYFSNIENKVFYLHDNLLLYALDNLTISNNAKDRKMCENIKKQYINKNVASNDLLCDFFNSGNSKIQKLSIYCHSIVSILLFLSSHPMLWECISSHIPLITQMAFIPTDIRCSLWIILKEYHFRSLSKKKKKKKKGTNYYFNSKLVKVEKIK; this is translated from the exons atggaaaaagatgaattttatgaaaaatataaggaATATTATGGAGATGATATTAGTGATATTCCTTTAATGGTTCCTGGTCGAAATATTGGATTGCATGATTTATATTTGAGTGTATTAAAACATGGTGGATATTCTTGTGTTAGCAGGAATGCTAAATGGTTAAAAATTGCTAAagaatttaatttaataaataaagaaaagaatataaaaataattgagACGAAAAGTATCAAGGAATATTACTTGAACTATTTAAGAGAATTTGAAAGAATTCacgataatttaaaaaaaggaaagatTGTAACCAAACGTTATAGAAATTGCAAAAGCAATAATAACATAGAAGTAAAggataagaagaaaaaaggaactactaataaaaagaaaaaggaaaagggaAATGAAAATTTGAATGGTACTgtggaaaataatatatgtggtGCTCTATCTAATAATTTGGATGGTGCTCTGACAAATAATTTGAATGGTGCTCTGACAAATAATTTGAATGGTGCTCTAACAAATAATTTGAATGGTTCTCTAACAAATAATTTGAACGGTGCTCTGACAAATAATTTGAATGGTACTGTGgcaaataatttatatggttCTTTTCCTAACCATGTAGGAaataattttacaaataaCTTGAGTGTTTGTTTACCTaacaatatgataaaaacacaggaattaataaataacaacACTTGtccaaataatttttataataatgtgaatGATGGTACTTATAGGAGGAACGCATTAGCTCTGAATATGGATACTAtacataatatgaataatatgaatatatgtagaaatgaaaataataacgaGATACCGATAAATAgtgattataatatatataacaatatatataataatatacataatagtGAATGTAGTAATGTTCATAATAGTATACAAaacaatatacataataatatatataatagtatacctaataatatggataattgtataaataataatgtacagaacaatatatataataataataataataataatagtaattattattattattatcttacTAACATGGTATATAATGGGAAGACgcttgaaaataataataataataatatgaatgataatattattcctTATAGTGCTAACATGACCTATATGAATAATCTTCCTTATATGACTAATCCTagtatttatacatataaggaatatataaataacaatatatatacaaataaagaatgggaaaataataatatttatgttaataaaacatatatgaataataataacaataataataataataataatagtagtagtagtgtTAGTAGTAGTAGGTATAATGTAAGGTATGGCGAATATTGtccttatttatataataacaaattaaGCCCTCTTGCTCCTTCTAATTTTGCTAGAATGAATATTAAAGACAGTTTAAATAATGACATGTCAAAATACTTTAAGCAAACATATATGGGAATGATGAACAATGGAAATGGGAATGGATATGGAAATGTGTTATATGATAATActtatatgaattattataataatatgtatatgggatataataattattataataataaatatatgggatataataataatatggtgAGAGATAATTTAAAGACGAACAAgataaatgattataaaaaggTTATACGAAAacttaaagaaaataaatgtatagatatatataggaTACTATTATCTATTCAtcgaagaaaagaaaaagttgctgattttattttttgtttaaatttgttttattcTATATCAATGATGAAGGATATAATATCactaaaacaaataaacataatCATATGTTTACTTATAGTTACGTTagaagatatattaaaaattttttatcataattttaattttaaaaagagATCACTTAACATTATGATTGAATCTTTTTCCGAATATTTATTAGATAATGAGGAAGTACAAATATTGGAATTTTTCCagaaattaaataatgaaaatgttgTGAGTGATAAGGATAACTATATATTGTCTAGATTTAACAAAATGATTGATGAAAGGATTAAGGATGTGCTTAAGCAAAAAAAACGGAAAAACATCTATCAGCAg gAAATCATAAAAGATTTCATTATTGATAATGAAAAACCTTTAGATGAAAATGGTAAGAATAGtgtagatataataaaaagtttatcccatgaagaaataaatattatggaCATTTTTAGGTTGTATTCATTTTATGATTACTATCGcaaatataagaaaagaaaagtaaaaaaaataaaaaataaggataCGAGCAGAAATAGAAAGGgaagtaataatatgataagcaacaaaatgaagaaaatacacatattaagtgaagatgataataagCGGAATATTAATGTAGATAAAAGAAAAGGtcataatatggataataataaaaatatagctTCTCAGAGTTGTGAATGTAATTCTAATGGATATAGTAGTTTAAATAGTTCTGATATAGAACATTTATTtagtaagaaaaaaaagaaaagatgtagttttaatatatataaagataagaaagagaaaaaagaatatttagcACAGAAAAGTTGTTTTGAATTTGtatatcttattttatacattttgaataatttatttttaattgatgaatataatttatatttttcaaatataaaaatatattataaaaaggataaatatcaaaagatgaagaatataaataataataagtcaAGTTGTAATATGGTAaagaatgataatattataaagaataaagaacaaattcaaaaggataataataaaaagaaaaatgagaATATAACTAATGATACTATTATGTGTAATAAgagaaaaatattcaaacataatgaaaaagttgatgatgattattattattattataatagagATGGTAATATTAAGAGATCTAATTATTGCTTTAATAATTGTATAGATACAacatatagtaataataatatatttttaagaaaaagAGATTgtgaaaagaataatattattgtagATGATGATATTTCTTGTATTTATGTTTCAGATCATTTGGTATCCTCTTCATCATGTTCTTCTTCATCTATTAATAGCATGTACAGTTATAAAAAGGCAAAGggaagtaataaaaaaattaatagagGAATAACAAGATCTTAtgcaaaaatattaaatgacAAGAAAACAAAGAATGTAGAAAATATAGAATGTGCAAGAAAAGTAGGAAATGATAAccaagaaaataataattttttttccaagGAAGGTAGAATATCAAATACAAGGgatgttattaaaaatgaagagaAGCATAGTAAgaaacattttaatattttacagAAAAAGAGGGGACACATGAACATATATtgtgaacaaaataataatattatgggaaaaaagaagaaacaaaaatataatattgtgaATGATAAATTTTATTCAAATTATGATGATTCATCAGCTTTTGTTGATTGGTTTAATAGTGGTACATTTATAAAAGATAGCATTTCAACGATTGGTGATACAAAAATGGATGTACATAAACTTAATTACATtcctataaataattataaaataaataaaaataataatataaatgaggGTGTGCCATCTTATTATTTAGAATATAATTTGGATAAATTATATGGGAAATATTGGAAAAAGGGtggtaaaaaaaattatactttttcattattggaatatgaaaaaataagtaATGATCCACgtggtatatatatagatcataaaagaaaagaaaaaaatgataaggGTGTTAATAATGGTTTTACAAATTGTCGTAGGAATTTTACGTACCCATTAATTAATGGAACTTTTGATGATATAAGCATAAAATgttatggaaaaaaaaatataactgaAGTTTATAATACatgtgataatattaaaaagaaacaaaatattaattatctTATGAATAAAACATTTGTAAATGACACAAATGAAAATGTTTAcagttcattttttaatacgaCTAATTTTAATACTCCAAATAATGACACTAcgaattatgataatattggTTATAACTATATTGTTACTAATTATAACACACCACAtgtttgtaataataatactgtGTGGAATCAGAATGGGGATTATTCAGAACTTTGTACTATTGAAAAGCActtaaataatacaaatttgAGATGTGAAATGAATGGTATTAACTATATTGATgatgtgaataatatgaactaTGTGGATGATGTGAATGACATGGGTTACATGAACaatgtgaataatattaatagtatgaatagtatgaataatattaatagtattaatagtatgaacaatatgaacacTATGAATAGTATGAATAGTATGcataatatgaatagtatgaatagtatgtataatatgaatagtatGAATAGTATGAATAGTTTAAATAATGTGAACAATATGATCAATATGTATGACATGAATAACAATTTGTATGTccttaataattattatgatgatatgAATTATTACAATATTCCAATGAATAGTTATAACGAATGCTACAAAAATGAAACGTTTTTTCCTATgtgtcataataataattgttactataataatttggataatataaatgataagacaaatgatgaaatattaaatgatgaaattatattaaataataattattccaCTGGTGATAATTTGTTTTGTCATAATTGTTGTGATGGAATGTCAAATAAAGCATCTAGTATCGAATGGGaccataaaaataatattataaaaaataagaaagaaGGAATTGATTTTACAGAtgaaaatgttttaaaagataataataaaaattgtgaaacaaataataaagaagaatgTAGGAAGTTTTACAGAGAtcttaaaaatgaaatgtatGAAGATATGAAAAAGATTTTCCAtcgaaataaaattaaaaaaaatcaatacAAATTAATGCATTATTTAGATATAAGTAAATTCATAAGTATCTTTGAAATTATCCTTTTGAAAAATttggaaaatattttatattacgaAAAAGTtgttgaaaatatttatatgaatatgttcatatgtattgatatattaaataacgagtttgataaaaatatttctctaaaatatgtattttttcctATCTGCTTTTTTGGATATGAAAAGAAGCTGAAAGTTGTTGTACATATGAATGAGAAAAATAAGGTCTTCGTAAAATCCAAATATTTAACTAGGGAGAGCACTAAATTGGATACTTCAAagattaaaaatgaaaggaGACATAAAAAAGTaagtgatgataaaaatgagtATTTGATTTGTATGGAAGAGAAACATAGTTCACATGATAAAGACACTAATCGTTTATGTACAAGTACTAATAAAACAAAGGACCTCTTATTAAAAGACGACGTTTTTAAAGAGAATGAAAAAAACGATcaaaatcataataatagtaataataatatagacaCATCTgtgaaagataaaaataaggataataaattatttactagaaaaaaatatgattatacaataaatgaacataataataaaatttataattgtGAAAATGctaaagaattaaataaaaataagatctgcagaaaaaaaataaatggaaatgaatataaagatatGATGAAAactttgtttttaaaaattttcaaaaagaataatgataaatataatatatataaaaggattgattataaatatttaaagaaaaattatcattataatatgaatgttGGTCATAAATTttgtaaagaaaaatataaatataaaaagagcataatattatatttacatgaaataacaaaaaaaactcTGTTGAAAGTATATAAACGTGTTAATATTTGTTTAAATATAGCTACATtatctttaaatatattagcacatattttatatttaatacctAAGAAAATGTTTATGGCATCATTTATACCttctatattaaataaaataataaatgtaaaatgTCTATACACTTATTTAAATGTACcgttatgtatattaaattataatggtTTTCTATTTTTAGAAACTATGATGAAATTTATTATCCAAATGGTTGTAAATAAAACCATTCCTTTGCATTCGTATATGTTTTCATATTTACGTTTATGTACTGTTccgttatatatatatttatattttgacaTTCCTTTATCTCACACGTTGATTTTAACATCTTTATCTTCGctttatcatttaataaCTTATGACCCTCACTTTTTAGCAACAGGAATGTTAAGGAAAAGGCAACCCTCAAAAAATTCATTTAAGTTTAACAAAAAAGGATATGAAAATACTtatggaaagaaaaaaacacaaaataataaaagggGAAAagtttgtaataatattacagaTATGGGGACTTTTAAAAGAAAGGGAGCAAAGAGAAATTacagaataaataaattaagtaTGGAAAGAAAAGAACTTTTAGATAATACGTTTTTAATaactattatattatttttaaaaaaatctatatattttaaaagcaTATTTAATTGTGGTAATATAAATGAGAAAGAAGAGTTAATAGCAGATAGTAAAAAAGTAAAgatgatattaaaaaaatggaacTTGTCAAATCTaaaggaagaaaatgaaaaagagaaaccagaacaaaaaaatgagGACAACCAATTCATTAATGAAAaggataaattatatttttctaatatagaaaataaagttttttatttacatgaTAATTTACTTTTATATGCATTAGATAATTTAACAATATCAAATAATGCTAAAGATAGGAAAATGtgtgaaaatataaaaaaacaatatattaataaaaatgtagcATCAAATGATCTTTTATgtgatttttttaattctggAAATTcaaaaattcaaaaattgAGTATATATTGTCATTCAATAGTTTCTATTCTATTATTTCTGTCTTCTCATCCAATGTTATGGGAGTGTATATCATCTCACATACCCCTAATCACACag aTGGCATTTATTCCGACAGACATTAGATGTTCCTTGTGGATAATTTTAAAAGAGTATCATTTCAGAAGCTTatctaagaaaaaaaaaaagaaaaagaaaggtaccaattattattttaattcaaAGTTGGTAAAGGTTGAAAAGATTAAATGA